TGGTTGCCGAACTGGGGACACAGATGGCAGAGGGCATCCAGTCGCAGGGGGTGGCCTCCACTCTGAAGCACTATGCCATTTACAGTGTTCCTAAAGGGGGCAGGGACGGAGATGCGAGGACAGACCCCCATGTTGCCCCGCGGGAGCTGCACGAGATGTACCTGTACCCTTTCCGGAAAGTGGTCGAACAGGCGCACCCTTTGGGTGTGATGAGCAGCTATAACGACTGGGACGGGGTGCCAGTCACGGGAAGCTACTATTTTTTGACCACCCTGCTCCGTAATACCTACGGTTTCCGAGGATACGTGGTCTCCGATAGTGAGGCGTTGGAGTTCCTGGCGACTAAACATCATGTGGCAGGTGATATCAAGGAAGCCGTGAGGCAGGCTGCAGAAGCCGGTATGAACGTTAGGACAAACTTTTCCCCGCCGGGAGACTATATCCTGCCGTTGCGCGAACTGGTGAACGATGGCCAACTTTCGATGGCTACCCTGGACAGGAATGTAAGGGATGTGCTGAGGGTGAAGTTTGAACTGGGACTGTTTGACCACCCATATGTCGAAAACCCCAAACAGGCCGACCAGACCGTCGCCCATGGAACCGAAGGCTTTATGCTGGATATGGCCCGGCAGTCGCTGGTACTGCTCAAGAATGAAAACGGACTGCTCCCACTCGACCTGAAATCATTGAACAACATATTGGTTACAGGGCCACTGGCCATTGACACCACTGTTTACGTGAGCCGGTACGGGCCGCAAAACCTAGAAGTGGGTACCGTTTTTGAGGGTATAAAAAGCTATGTCGGTAACAAGGCCAAAGTTGATTTTTCCCTGGGGAGCACGGTTGTGGACAACAACTGGCCCGACAGCGAGATCGTCCCAACTCCTTTAACGAAAACGGAACAGCAGCGCATAGATCAGGCTGTTGCCAAAGCTAAAAAGGCGGATGTGGTCATTGCCGTTATGGGTGAAGACGAAATGCGTTGTGGCGAAAGCCGGTCACGGACAGGGCTTGGCCTGCCCGGGCGGCAGCTTCAATTGTTACAGGTGCTGAAAGAAACCAATAAGCCAATTGTACTGGTACTGATCAATGGGAGGCCGCTGACCATTAACTGGGAAAACCGATACATCCCTTCAATTCTGGAAGCCTGGTTCCCAAATACGGAAGGGCCAAAGGCGATCGCTCAAACTATTTTTGGGGATTATAACCCAGGTGGAAGATTACCGGTGACTTTCCCAAAATCAGTCGGACAGATAGAGCTGAACTTCCCGTTCAAGCCCAGCTCCCAGGCAGGCCAGCCTGCATCGGGTCCGAATGGTTCGGGGAAAACCTCTGTGGTCGGTTCTCTGTACCCTTTCGGATACGGCTTGAGCTATACCGAATTTGAATATGGCAACCTTGTGATATCACCAACACAAGGCCATACCCAGCAGAAAATCCAGGTTGATGTGGACATAACCAATACCGGAAAATACAAAGGGGACGAGGTGGTTCAACTGTATGTGAAAGACCTGGTCAGCAGCGTGACGGTTTATGATACACAGCTCCGGGGCTTTGAGCGGGTAACCTTAGCTCCGGGACAGAAACGATCAGTCCACTTTACCCTGAAGCCCGAAGACCTGCAGCTGTTGGACAAAAACATGGACTGGACGGTGGAGCCAGGGGAGTTTGAGGTGCTGGTCGGTTCCAGTTCTGAGGATATCCGGCTGACCGGTAAGTTTGAGTTGGAATAATAGAAAAGCAATACAATAAACGAATAAGACGATGAACAAAACTTTGAAATATAAAATTATTGTGCTCTTGTTATTTGTCGGTTTGGGGCAACTGGCCGCACAGGAAAAGCCCTTGAACCTGAATAGGCCGGAACGTGAACAGTGGTTTGCCGGTTTAGGCTTTGGGATGTTTATCCACTGGAGCCTGGATGTGCAACTGGGGATGGTGATCAGCCATAGCCTTGTCGGGGCTTCCGACGACTATGTGAACAGGTATTTTAACGAACTTCCGACGACTTTTTACCCGGAATCGTTCAACCCTGCTGTATGGGCTAAAGCAGCCCGGATGGCCGGGATTAAGTACGTGGTATTCACGACCAAACACCACAACGGGTTCTGCATGTACGACACGAAGACAACGGACTTTAACATCATGAACACACCGTACGGGAAAGATATTACTAAGGAGGTCGTGGACGCGTTCAGGAAAGAGGGACTGGCCATCGGGCTTTACTTTTC
The DNA window shown above is from uncultured Sunxiuqinia sp. and carries:
- a CDS encoding glycoside hydrolase family 3 N-terminal domain-containing protein, which codes for MIKFLSALVLIFSISAPSSLQAQKKDIYHDGWIDFNKNGRMDVYENPKATIEARITDLLEQMTVDEKTCQCATLYGYKRVLKDEMPTKGWKNEIWKDGIANIDEELNGLKKTQYSYPFSKHAEAVNTIQRWFIEQTRLGIPVDFTNEGIHGLNHDRATSLPSPIAIGSTWDKGLVRQAGEIVGREGKALGYTNVYAPILDLARDPRWGRVVECYGEDPFLVAELGTQMAEGIQSQGVASTLKHYAIYSVPKGGRDGDARTDPHVAPRELHEMYLYPFRKVVEQAHPLGVMSSYNDWDGVPVTGSYYFLTTLLRNTYGFRGYVVSDSEALEFLATKHHVAGDIKEAVRQAAEAGMNVRTNFSPPGDYILPLRELVNDGQLSMATLDRNVRDVLRVKFELGLFDHPYVENPKQADQTVAHGTEGFMLDMARQSLVLLKNENGLLPLDLKSLNNILVTGPLAIDTTVYVSRYGPQNLEVGTVFEGIKSYVGNKAKVDFSLGSTVVDNNWPDSEIVPTPLTKTEQQRIDQAVAKAKKADVVIAVMGEDEMRCGESRSRTGLGLPGRQLQLLQVLKETNKPIVLVLINGRPLTINWENRYIPSILEAWFPNTEGPKAIAQTIFGDYNPGGRLPVTFPKSVGQIELNFPFKPSSQAGQPASGPNGSGKTSVVGSLYPFGYGLSYTEFEYGNLVISPTQGHTQQKIQVDVDITNTGKYKGDEVVQLYVKDLVSSVTVYDTQLRGFERVTLAPGQKRSVHFTLKPEDLQLLDKNMDWTVEPGEFEVLVGSSSEDIRLTGKFELE
- a CDS encoding alpha-L-fucosidase, translated to MNKTLKYKIIVLLLFVGLGQLAAQEKPLNLNRPEREQWFAGLGFGMFIHWSLDVQLGMVISHSLVGASDDYVNRYFNELPTTFYPESFNPAVWAKAARMAGIKYVVFTTKHHNGFCMYDTKTTDFNIMNTPYGKDITKEVVDAFRKEGLAIGLYFSPDDFHYLYKQGRFISRTRPESFASNNEPLKSYVKEQMQELMTQYGKIDIVFLDGMEQSGKTAVAKVCWEVNPDVVVTRGAIETPEQETPNKPLPSPWEACYTFGDQWQYRPTNEDYKSANDVIQKLIE